Genomic segment of Malania oleifera isolate guangnan ecotype guangnan chromosome 7, ASM2987363v1, whole genome shotgun sequence:
AagtgagttgttggaaaaagggcATGTGAGGGAAAGCATGAGTCCATGCGCCGTTTCTGGTTTTACTTGTACATAAGAAGGATGGGACGTGGAGAACGTGCGTTGATTGCCGGGCCATCAACAACATAACGGTAAAGTATCGTCATCCTATTCCTCGCTTAGATGATATGTTAGACGAGCTGCATGGTTCTTGTGTATATTCTAAAGATTGATTTAAAGAGTGGTTATCATCAAATTAGaataaaagaaggagatgaatagaaaactgcctttaaaacaaagtatggtttgtatgaatggttagtcatgccttttggctTGACTAATGCTCCGAGCACCTTTACAAGACTTATGAATCATGTTTTGCGAGCATTTATAGGTAaatttgttgttgtctactttgatgatatactcaTTTATAGTAAAAACGTGGACGATCATGTAGtacatttgaaatatgttttagaTGTGCTTAGGAAAGAAAAGTTGTTCGCTAATCTGAAGAAGTGTACTTTTTACACCGATAAGCTTGTATTTCTAGGATTTGTTGTTAGTGCACAAGGTATACAGGTTGATGAAGAGAAGGTACGTGCAATCCAAGAGTGGCCGAGTCACACAAGTGTAGGTAATGTTCGTAGTTTTCATGGACTTGCTAATTTTTACCAGCGGTTCGTGAAGGACTTTAGTAGCATAGTTGCACCACTTACCGAAGTGATCAAGAAGAACGTTGGATTTAGATGGGGAGAAGAACAAGAGAAGACATTCCAATTAATCAAAGAGAAGCTGACCAACGCCCACTTATTGTCTTTACCTAACTTTTCAAcgtttgagattgaatgtgatgcttcAGGTATTGGCATAGGCGCAATTCTTATGCAAGAAGGACGACCAATTGCTTACTTCAACGAGAAACTAAGCAAGGCAGCCTTAAACTACCCAACTTATGATAAGGAGTTGTATGCACTGGTTCAAGCTTTAGAGACATCGCAACACTACCTATGGCCTAAGGAATTCGTGATTCACACCGATCATGAGTCCTTGAAATACTTGAAGGGCCAACACAAGCTAAACAAAAGGCATGCGAGTTCATTGAGATGTTTCCATACGCCATCCAGTATAAGCAAGGTAAGGAGAATGTGGTCGCCGATGCACTTTCTTGCAGGTATGCATTACTCTCCACACTTGATGCAAATTGCTTGGTTTTGAGCACATTAAAAACTTATACGCTGATGACCACGAATTTTGTGAGGCATACCAAGCTTGTGAGAAAACCGCTTGTGGTAAGTTCTTTAGGCTTGATGGATTCCTACTACGAGAGAATAAGTTATGCGTACCTAATTGTTCCTTGAAGGAGTTGTTAGTGCAGGAATCTCATGGTGGGGGATTAATGAGACATTTTGGAGTTGCAAAGACTTTAGCTGTTTTGTAGGAATACTTCTATTGGCCTCACATGAGAAgggatgttgagagaatttgtgGCAAATGTGTCACATGTAGGCAAGCTAAATCCAGAGTAAGGTCCAACGGTTTGTATACTCCTTTACCAATTCCTAGTGAGCCTTGGATTGACATCTCAATGGACTTTGTGTTAGGATTGCCTAGGACTAAACGTGGGAGAGATTCAATTTTTTTGGTTGTGGATAgattttctaagatggcacacTTTATTCCACGTCACAAAACGGATGATGCCTCGCATGTTGCTGATTTGTTCTTTAGAAAGATTGGTAGATTACATGGCATGCCTAGAACAATTGTTTCGGATAGAGATGCTAAATTCTTCAGCTATTTTTAGAAGACTTTGTGGTGTAAGCTAGgtactaagctattgttttctactacttgtcatccacaAACTAATGGTCAAACTGAAGTAGTAAATAGGACTTTGTCTACTTTATTGAGGGCAATCATTAAAAAGCACATCAAAACATGGGAAGAATGTTTACCacatgttgagtttgcttataacagaTCTGTTCATTCTGCtactaaattttcaccatttgaaatTGTGTATGGATTTAATCCTTTAACTTCATTGGATTTATCTCCTTTACCTTTGACTGAGCACGTTAATTTAGATGGCAAAAAGAAAGCTGACTTTATCAAGTAGATTCATGAGAAAGCACAACTCAACATTGAGCGAAGAACGGAGCAGTATGCAAAACAAGCCAACAAGGGGCGTCACAAGCTGCTTTTTGAACCCGGAGATTGGGTTTGGctgcatatgagaaaagagagattTCCGACGCAAAGACGTTCCAAATTGCTTCCAAGAGGAGATGGACATTTCCAAGTCCTAGAGCACATCAATGACAACGCTTACAAGCTAGACTTACCTGGTGAGTACAATGTAAGTGTTACTTTTAATGTTACTGATCTGAGTCCTTTTGACGTAGGTGATGATTTGAGGACAAATCTTTTTCAAGAGGAGGGGAATagtgcaaatcatagcacaacttcacAAGAACTAGTTCAAGTCCCAATTGGGCCAGTTATAAGAGCACGAGCATGGAAGTTTAAAACTGTACTCAACGGActgattcaagaggcatggactTAAGCAAATTCAtggaggcccattgagcatgTCCCACGTGAGCAACAAAGAATCATCAACATGATTCAAGTTTTAGAAGAATTTGGCCATGGCTAAGCTTTAATTAGCATGTTTAAGAATACTCCTTTTTGGGTCTGATTGTAATGCTTGCATGTTCTTTACTTTacccttttatttgttttgacttttatGAGCATGTATGGCTGATAAACACAGCCATTTAGAGCTTCCTactttcctttttctattttagGCATGTGATCAACCAATTAAAGAGCTAattgtctttttttcttttaggcAAGTAAGAGTTATTTCTTTACCAGATTTTAGCCCTAATTAGGATAACTATTTTAGGAATTTTCCTTGTAATGGTCAGCCTTTAAATAGGCGTCTAAGCAATAAAAGGAGATAGATCATTATTCAgtaattgtgagagtattttctctgcggttctttgaagaactatacgaacttatcgggatttctcGTGGcattcaccaacgacttatcaaacggttcttccaccaccgtttgtggcatTTTCCTTATACTGAGATTCTTGTTTCGcaataaacaacgggttgaggtcatatataccaaggttcttgtttatCATAAACAACGGGCcgaggtctatcattcaattctgaaCATAGAACGATCTTTGGTTCCTTTTTCGTTGTCGGATCTCGAAATAAATATTAGCGGAATGGGGTAAAGGAAATTCGGAAAAACTAGGGCATGTTAACCGAATTCGGAAACTACAAGAACAcagaataaagaaacaaaaagaaaggTTTTTTTAAGAGATAGGTACACCTAAACTAGAacttgtgctctgataccaaatgatgcaaatCCGACAAAATAACGAGATTCGACAACgaaaaaggaacccaagatcgttctacgttcagaattgaatgatagacctcgacccgttgtttacgacaaacaagaaccttggtacatatgacctcaacccattgtttatattgcgaaacaagaacctcggtataaagaagacgccacaaacggtggtggaaaaacCATTTGATAATTCGTTGGTGAACGCCACGTAAAATCCCAATAAGTTCGTATAGTTCTTCAAAGAAACGCAAAGAAAATACTCTGACAATTTACTGAATAATGATCTATCTCCTTTCATTGCTTAGACACCTATTTAAAGGCTGGTCATTACAAGGAAAATTCCTAAAATAGTTACCCTAATTAGGGTTAAAATCTGGTAAAGAAATAACTCTTACTTgcctaaaagaaaaaaagacaatCAGCCCTTTAATTGGCTAATCACATGcctaaaatagaaaaaagaaagtgGGAAGCTTTAAATGGCTGTGTTTATCAACCATACACGCCCataaaagtcaaaacaaataaaaggggAAAGTAAATGGCATGCAAGCCTTACAATCAGACCCAAAAAGGAGTATTCTTAAACATGCCAATTAAAGCTTAGCCTTGGCCAAATTCTTCTGGAACTTGAATCATGTTGATGATTCTTTGTTGCTCACGTGGGTCATGTTCAATGGGCCTCCACGAATTTGCTtgagtccatgcctcttgaatcagTCCGTTGAGTACAGCTTTAAACTTCCTTACTTGTGCTCTCGTAACCGGCCCAATTGGGACTTAAACTAATTCCTGtaaagttgtgctatgatttgcatcaCCTACTCAGGGTGACAATGTCTCAGTCCTAGGAACATTCTTTGGAAAGAAAGGAGGGCACTTTTTCTTCCCAGTAGGGCTTCTATTGAATACGGAAATACACTCATAATTTGAACATTAGTGATAGAGCCCAGGAGGCAGGTTCAGAAAGCCCATGGATCTTATCAGCATTCAAATAGATGATGCTAGAAATTTTTATGTTGAGAAATCTCTGAGTTGTTCTAAGCCTGACTTAAGACACTGGAAATCATTTtcagaaaagggaaaaaaatggtTGGTGCATCTCAGAATAGAACAATAAGTATGATAGTGATTTTGCATGTAAAACTAGTCTATTTTCTTAATTAGGAtgtgctagttttttttttttttattactttctttgtttttattttgatttctcGATGTCTTTGTTATGAGATCTCGTCCTCTTCTGGGTTGGTTGTAATTCTCTTTgttctctttcttaatatatgTCGGAAGTCTGAAACAAAttgaagaatcaaagaagaaaacacagCACTTAAGGTTAGAGATGAAGAGAAGAAGAACAAGAGGGGAAGAAAAAACCAGTCAGCAGCTTTCCTGGGGCCTTACATACAGCTCTAGGTGTACCCTCTTAgctattaataaaaaaaataaaaaataaaagatttaaggataaaaatacccccactcacacaacctaattactaaaataacatccTTTTTTGCTAACACTCACCCCACAAgctggaggtgtataaatatcacctaacccaGCTTGTTACACCCATTAGACAAGGCAAGCTTAAATAAAGGCTTTAAGAAAACATCACCGAACAGATCCACCAGTTTCACAAAGAAAGTCCCCACTACCTTCTTCGACAAACCCAACACAAAATGGTGgtcaatttcaatgtgttttgtcctcttATGAAACTCTAGATTGCTAGCGATATAAATGGAAGCTTGATTATCATAAAAAATATCTGTTGGCCAAGACTCCCGCCTCTGTCCTAAGAAATTTCAACCACATATGCTCGCTCACATATGAGCCTTAGCTTGGTATTCTACTCCAACACTAGATCTTGCTACAGTATTTTGTTTTTTACTATGCTAGGTAGAAGATTACCTCCCCCTAACAGAGACAACCCAATCTGCATCAAAGTATCCAATGCTCTCATACtttttattacatttatataATTTGCAAAGTGCCTTAAAGATGCCACAAAATCTTACCAACAGCATACCAATGTGATTGTTTGGGATTTTCGATAAACTGTTTCATCACCCCCACCGCAAAAGATATATCATGTCTAGCGACAGTCAAGTAGATCAATTTGCCAACCAACTTCCAATATCAAAGTTTGTCTTCAAAGTCTGGTCTTACATCCCTAGACCATCTCATGTTAGGATCCATAGGAGTATCAACTAGTTTAGCTCTCAACAAGCTAGTCCCACCTGGCAAGTCCAAAGAATATTCTCATTGAGATAGATTCAACCCTTTCCTATACCATATAATCTCAATTCCAAGAAAGTAATGCAGAGTAtccaagtccttgatttgaaatttagcTTAAAGCCACCACTTAACATATGCAATCCCACTCTAGTCAATGCTAGTAATGACAATATCATCAACTACAAGAAGTACTAAAGCCAAATGTAGAGACCATCACACTAAGCTAATCAAACCAGGCTTCAGGAAATTGCTTCAACCATAAATGACCTTATGCAACCTACATACTTTACCATCCTTCCCCTGAGCAACATACCAAGAGGTTGCTTCCTGTATACCTCTTTCTACAACTGGTATAAAGAGCAATCAAACTTAACTACCAACGAAAGCAATGCATGAAAAAAGAAATTAGTCAAGCAATAGGAAAGAAGGTCTCAAAATAAATAATACCATATGTTTGGATGTACCCCTTAGCAACCGCTCTAACCTTAAGCCATTCAATAGAACCATCAAGAAGATATTTGATAATTTCGACTCAATGCCACCTAACCAATTCCTTACCAAGAGGACGATCCACCAAGTTCCATGTTCCTCGAgtggtcaaggcatccatttctacatccgTTATATGCTTCCACCCAAGATTAGCAACGGCTTCAACATGTGaagaaggaatatatatatatataggaaatatACAAGCCAAAAGAACGCATAGGACTACGAAGGTGAAAAGCTAAAGCATAATAAGCAATAGGATAAGCAATGAAGGATTGCATATTATGTGTTTGAGCACTTTTCCGGTGAGCAATGGGCAAATCCAAGTCACCTCGAGATGAATCTCCGTAACAAGAAATCAAAACAATAATGAGTAGAAGAAATGGTTACATGGTGGTAGTGATGTTTGTGATTGTTTTCTTTGGGTTAGCAATTGCTAGATTTAGTAGTACAAGATTTCTAGAAGGGATAATAGTAGGAATAAGAGCATCAACGCGATCATAAATTGTTGATAGACTCAAAATAGATTCATCCGAGGACTCTACATTAGAGATATAGGGTGCCCCccccaaaaaagagaaaaaaaaaaaggtgacatcTGTGCTAATATATTTCCTGCAAAATATGTATGGACTATAACATCTTTAATCTTTCTTAGTTTTTAAGTATAAGATATTTAACAAAATAAGGAGAGAACTTATCTTGACACAAGACATGATAAAGGAACTAAAAACACATGCACCCAAAGACACAAGACACGATAAAAGTGTTCTAATACATGATGGAGAAGGGACTTTGTCCCCCTAAAACACTGGAAAGTGTGTTGTTGAGAACAAAACTTCTTGTAAAAACAGCATCAGTCTAAAATGTTTTTAGGAACATCCACATAAAGTAGCAGAGACACTGCTATGTCAAGTAAATGCCTGTTTTTTCTTTTAGCTACTCCATTCATAGATACATGACGtttgatgaataattcctttgGACAAAGCAAGAAGactgaagctcattttgaacaatTCAATTGCAATATTACGAAAAATTTGAATACAAATGCCCAACTGAGTTTTCAGTTCCTGGTAAATATTGAGTAAATACATTCAAAATTCAGATATATCTTTTAACAAATAGATACAGGTCATAgcaaaaaatcatccacaaagggCACAAAATATTAGCGACTAGTTAAATTCTTAACTCTACATGGACTCTaaatatttaaatgaataagAGAAAATAATGATTTACTGCGAGACTCAATTCTACATGGAAAAGATGTCCTCGCATGCTTTCCAAACCTAAACACAGAGTACTCAAAACAAGAAGACTTGAACATAAGAAAAACTTGTTGCAGTTCCTGAAAAGATGGATGACTCAAATGATGCCACTAGTCAAGAGAAACACCCTGAGTAGAAGTTGAGGAAGCAGTATGACAAAAACTGGATCTACTACCACCATCACCAAAATAGTACAAGCTGTCTTTTTCTCGAGCCCTCCATCAATCCCCTTCTTTGTCTGGAGATACTAAATAATACAACCAAAAGGAATGAAGGCCACAAGATAATTATCAAGTTTAGTTAATTGACTAACTGATAATAGGTTcaagggaaatttaggcacaaaaaacacaaattaaagaggcataaaataaaatgaaacaatatTACCACAATGAGAAATAGGTGTAACTGAACCACCAGTAAACCTAACCTTAGTGTCATGTAGTGGGTTTCAAGGGCCAAAATAAATTAGGATTACCTGTCATATGGGAGGTGCCAAAATCAATAACACATTGAAGAGATAAGAAGCAAGAAAACCATCTACACCTGAATAGGTCACAATAGCATTACAAGTAAAATActgagtttggagttgttgaaccatgtGAACAAGATTGTTATTCCCCTCTCATGACACAATAGATGATGTACTCAAATCCCCAATAGAATGGCTAAAATCCCCAATACAATGGCTGGGTGCACAGTGCACTTGAAGTTTCAACATTGGAATAACCCTCGGTAAAATATCTGTTGGCCCAAGTCAATTTCCCATGGAGTCATGGGCTTCCTTACAACAATGTGTGAAAATGCGGGAATCATCACACCAAATTCCTTATCCTGATACACTACCTCTGCCCCGACCGCTTACCAAACCCCATCCTCATCCTCTTAACACTTCCTTGCCATAGTTGGAGGCAGTGCTAAGCATGACTGAACTATCATGGGAAAAAGCGTAGACTGAGAGTCATCTGTGGTGATATGTTGGATTCTAGCATATGCTTCATTCATGGGTAGTATGGATTCACCCGCAAGAATTTGATAACGGATGGGTTGAAGCTAAGGTCTCAATCTAGAGAAAAACTTGGCAGCCAAAAACTCAGCCCTTTGCCTCTTAATCATCTCAACGTCAAAGCTGGTTGATAGACGTTGAGTTCCTCACAGATTCCCATCAAAGTACCATAGCATTTACTAATGGACCTAGCTTCTTGGTCATATTTTAAAAACTTCTCATATAAGTCAAAAACATGAGTTTGATTTTTACCCTGTCAGAAGCTTTCATGAAGATCATCCCATACAGTCTTGCTTGTTCTATGAAACATCACGTTTGTAGCAATTTGTGGCTTCATACtattccacaaccacacaagCAATATGTCATCTCTTTCATCCATATCTTCATAATCCGAGTCTAGAGACGGAGGAGAATGCAAAAAATAATTGGACCTTCCTTTCACATTAATATACACACACAGGTAGTTAAAGGATCCAAATAAATTGATGGCTGTGATCTCTATGTTAACAGTATCAGCTAAAGCTCTCTCTGTAGATGCCATCAAAACCATTCCCTACACACTACAATCAGCCCACATGGGTATCAGGAATACATAACACAGGAACTCTGCAAAATCAGGCAGCACACACAGGCACGGAAGAGTGCTCATACTAAGACACAGAACCGCACTCCAGATTCAACAGGAAGCTGCAACCACAGAACCGAAGTTTCAGTATCCTAGGAGGAATCATAGACGTAAATATTCTCACTCATCTTGTCAAAGTTGGTTTTGAGCACACAGAGCAGAGAAGACCCATTTTGAAGTTTGACCACACAAAACCAGGCAGACCACAACGAAGCACCCCAGACACTTAAAACAGCAATCAAGACACTCCACAACCAACCTGCCAGCAGCTAGAACCATAGGCAAGCATGAAAACAACAATTACAGCATGATAATAGTATCATCACTGAACCAGAAGCCAGATAAAACATCAGAACAGCAACAGCAGACAGCAAGAAAAAGTACAGTGCTGTCTTTACATAGCAATCTGCCATAAGCCACACAAATACCCACAAGAGTGGCTCATAGCTGAGAGGAGAACTAAACGACTCTCAAATCAGGGAAAAAATATCTACTTCAAGGGTTGGCAAGGGACAGAAAAGGAAAGGAAGCTTATGACTGTAACTACACAGATTAATCAGGTTCAGAGAAactgctttgataccatgttgtaaaTCTGAAAGAAATAGAGGAATCAAAGAAAATACAGTACTGGGGATTAGATATgacaaaaagaaggaaaaaatcaGTCGGCAGTTTTCTGCAGCCTTAtgtacagctccaggtctgccctcttatatattaataagaataataataataaatgattttaaggacaaaaatacccctcacacaacctaattactaaaaCAAAATATTTCTTTCTAACAATATATTTCTTtggtgattaaaaaaaaaaaaaacaagaaatatgGAAAGCCAGGAaaaatagaataagaatatacattCCACTCTTAATACTTACGGGAATACTAGGATCCAGTTTTCCACCTCCAATCAAGGTGCCATTCTGGAAATTAAGGGGATACACTTGCTTCCCAAATTTGTGATCCCGGTCACTCTTCCACGCGATGTTCTTCCTGTTGACCTTCAATTCAGCCTTGCCATGAATAAAAGTGTAAGTGTCATTAAACAAACTCCAGGCTATCAACCCACAAGGCACAATTGGGAGACCGTTGTTTGACTCTTCAGGTTTGCATGAACTCGTGTGATTGTATTTCAGCCCATGTAAGAGCTGCCCATCACTTCTACTCTTGACATACCTGGAGAATTTAGGGAGCTTTTGTAACACAGAATGATTGCATGAAGCAGAAAAAATACACAGATGAACACATGAAGGTTGATTCGTTAGAAACCAAACAGGAAGAAAAACTTTGGCATGAAAAATGCCCATGCTTAAGGTATTGAAAGCCAATCTATTGCAAAAAAACCCACAGAAAACAAGTATCTTTACATTAGCATTCAAAACCTTAGTATGGAATCATGTCAGTAAAGATTTCACTCCTACATTATTACAAAGATCCTATTTTCCATTGTTTGTCTCTCTCATAAAGGTAATCTGCTGTAAGAGGACACAGCATGAATTTCTAATGcaggggaatgatgagaatcaacaagcaccatttaAGGATCCACTGCAAGTTCCAGATGGGCCAATCACAAGGTCAAGAACTAAAAAGATCTAGGAAGCAATGcaaggattggtgcaatccacTTGGGCCAAGTTTGCAAATTTATCAAGCAAGACCCCAACATTCAAGACTACAACGGgcccgccggggggggggggtgtggtggGGCGGCATAGCCTTGTGTTTAGAGTAGATTTTTTATTTCAGTAAGTATAGGCATGTGGGCCTATTTTATGTTCATTAGTTATAGGCGTTTAGGGTTACGTTATTTGAATTCAATGTGGGGTTATTTTATGTTTCTTAGTTATAGGAGTTTAGGGTtactttatttgaattttgaatttgaatttatatttgaatttgagtttgaatttaaatttgaatttgaatttaattggaggggtttataaatagaaTTGTAGCCACATTCTACAAAAAAGAACATTGAAcaaaaatgtgaggttttgttccttctattggttcttcaaagaacttgtgaacttatcaaggatacTTCCTTGTggtgttcaaattttataccttcgattcttgatttaattataatcattgggccAAGGTTTGTTAGTTTATACCTTTAGTTtgcgtttcatttataaacgttagGTCAGggttttctatccaaaatctgaattttagctttcttgggcaagtattccaatattgatcGTTGGGTTTCAacacgtgttggttgaggtttgCATCATTTGGCAACtattccaatattgattgttgggtttcaatgcgtgtcggttgaggttcgcatcattcggcaagtattccaatattgattgttgggtcTCAATGCGTGTCGATTGGAGTTCGCATCATttggcaagtattccaatattgattgttgggtcTCAATGCGTGTCAATTGGGGTTCACATCACTTTCCTATCATAATTTTTTGGAGGCAACTTCCAATATTCAAATCAAACAATGAGGCAGAATTACACTGAAGAAATAAAGAAACAGGGAGAAACTTTAACAGAAGTAAAACAAAGAACTCACTTGCTCCGCTCAAAATGGAGATGAAAGAATTCTTACCGCCGGTGGTTTTGATAGTAGTTGTCAAGCTGATAGTAGATATAAATTGGAGCTTTCATGGGCTTGTACACCTAATGGAAGCCTCAAACACAGAATCCAcagatgtgaagttcaaggacaAAAACCTTTAGAGTTATCAATTATGAATTTTCCTATGTAAGCAATAGATATaagtaagaaaattttcaaattaaagaATTTCATGCAATGGATTGATGTGCTGTGGCTATTGAGTGGTTAGGCACCTAAAATAAGCTTTAGAAACCTAAGACATGGCTCTG
This window contains:
- the LOC131160358 gene encoding putative ALA-interacting subunit 2 isoform X2, whose protein sequence is MDDVGSTSTHDIDGRSISALTRRQKALYLFTQQSLPACKPVLTPTWVIATFLLMGVFFIPIGLVSLRASQRVVEIVDRYDTECIREEYRSNKVAYIKDSSISKNCSRFLKVYKPMKAPIYIYYQLDNYYQNHRRYVKSRSDGQLLHGLKYNHTSSCKPEESNNGLPIVPCGLIAWSLFNDTYTFIHGKAELKVNRKNIAWKSDRDHKFGKQVYPLNFQNGTLIGGGKLDPSIPYLQTKKGIDGGLEKKTACTILVMVVVDPVFVILLPQLLLRVFLLTSGII